One genomic region from Trueperaceae bacterium encodes:
- a CDS encoding threonine/serine dehydratase, producing the protein MTDTAVVPPGVPTLQDVKAARERIAAGVRRTPLLPLTVEHARYPVFVKPEMLQAVGSFKVRGALNFLASLPEDVRQRGVVAHSSGNHAQGVAAAAKRFGVKATIVIPEGAPAVKVENTRALGATVVRCENTQAAREETTAAIARSEGATVVPPYDHPWIVAGQGTLGLEIAEDLPDVKNVLVPVGGGGLASGVALAVTGMVPGAQVIGVEPEFAADAKESLEAGERRKWTAEQVTRTMADGVRTQSIGVLNFAMLPDLLAGIVTVSEDEIARAVRHYVTKAHLVVEPTGAITLAALERLLATGRAGGVELLPGPTVVIASGGNVDPTRLCALLGVR; encoded by the coding sequence GTGACAGACACCGCGGTCGTTCCCCCAGGCGTACCCACCCTTCAGGACGTCAAGGCGGCGCGCGAGCGCATCGCGGCGGGCGTCAGGCGCACCCCCCTCCTGCCGCTGACCGTCGAGCACGCGCGGTACCCCGTCTTCGTCAAGCCGGAGATGCTGCAGGCGGTCGGCTCGTTCAAGGTCCGCGGCGCGCTGAACTTCCTGGCCTCGCTGCCGGAGGACGTTAGGCAGCGTGGCGTGGTCGCGCACTCCAGCGGCAACCACGCGCAAGGGGTCGCGGCGGCGGCCAAGCGTTTCGGGGTGAAGGCCACGATCGTGATCCCCGAAGGCGCCCCGGCCGTCAAGGTGGAGAACACGCGCGCGCTCGGAGCCACGGTGGTGCGCTGCGAGAACACGCAAGCGGCGCGCGAGGAGACCACCGCGGCCATCGCGAGGAGCGAGGGCGCCACCGTCGTCCCCCCGTACGACCACCCCTGGATCGTGGCGGGGCAGGGCACGCTCGGGCTCGAGATCGCGGAGGACCTGCCGGACGTGAAGAACGTGCTCGTGCCCGTCGGCGGCGGCGGCCTCGCCTCCGGGGTCGCACTGGCGGTCACGGGCATGGTCCCCGGCGCGCAGGTCATCGGCGTCGAGCCGGAGTTCGCGGCGGACGCCAAGGAGTCGCTCGAGGCGGGTGAACGGCGTAAGTGGACCGCCGAGCAGGTCACGAGGACGATGGCCGACGGCGTGCGCACGCAGAGCATCGGCGTGCTGAACTTCGCGATGCTCCCCGACCTGCTCGCGGGCATCGTCACCGTCTCGGAGGACGAGATCGCGCGCGCGGTAAGGCACTACGTCACCAAGGCCCACCTGGTGGTCGAGCCGACCGGCGCCATCACCCTGGCCGCCCTCGAGCGTCTGCTGGCGACCGGCCGCGCGGGCGGCGTCGAGCTGCTTCCGGGTCCGACCGTCGTGATCGCGAGCGGCGGCAACGTGGACCCGACGAGGCTCTGCGCGCTGCTCGGCGTGCGCTGA
- a CDS encoding PfkB family carbohydrate kinase, producing the protein MSGHAASDRAAPRLVCVGEALIDLVAVETDTPLAEAGTFVRAAGGAPANVAVGAARLGVRSAFLGKVGADPFGDHLVDTLAAAGVDTSLVARDPQARTGLAFVSRHEGDREFLFYRHPAADQRLRVDEVDAERIRHAEVLHFGSVSLPVSPAREATLHAVAVAGSAGVLRSLDVNLRLEGWGSAGEARAAILAAAATSEVVKVSEEELDFLAGGTGEAGATALLRGATGLLVVTRGAAGASYYLATGDGLAAGHVAGFAVAALDTTGAGDAFVAGLLTGILADRNALTDRGALEAVLRRANACGALATTRLGAIPALPTATELAAFLAGASVTPA; encoded by the coding sequence GTGAGCGGCCACGCTGCGAGCGACCGTGCGGCCCCACGCCTCGTGTGCGTCGGCGAGGCGCTCATCGATCTCGTGGCGGTCGAGACCGACACGCCCCTCGCCGAGGCCGGCACCTTCGTCCGGGCCGCCGGCGGCGCGCCGGCGAACGTGGCCGTCGGCGCGGCCAGGCTCGGCGTCCGCAGCGCGTTCCTCGGCAAGGTCGGCGCCGACCCGTTCGGCGACCACCTGGTCGACACGTTGGCGGCTGCGGGCGTCGACACGAGCCTCGTGGCCCGCGACCCGCAGGCGCGGACCGGCTTGGCGTTCGTGAGCCGGCACGAGGGCGACCGCGAGTTCCTCTTCTACCGCCACCCAGCGGCCGACCAACGACTGCGCGTCGATGAGGTGGACGCCGAGCGGATCCGGCACGCCGAGGTCTTGCACTTCGGGTCCGTCAGCCTGCCGGTCTCACCGGCGCGCGAGGCCACCTTGCACGCCGTCGCCGTCGCCGGAAGCGCAGGGGTGCTGCGGTCGCTCGACGTCAACCTGCGGCTCGAGGGCTGGGGCTCGGCAGGCGAGGCCCGCGCCGCGATCCTGGCCGCGGCCGCCACGAGCGAGGTCGTCAAGGTGAGCGAGGAAGAGCTCGACTTCCTCGCCGGCGGCACGGGCGAGGCCGGGGCCACCGCGCTCCTCCGCGGAGCGACCGGGCTCCTCGTCGTCACCCGCGGCGCGGCGGGGGCGAGCTACTACCTCGCCACGGGCGACGGTCTCGCGGCCGGCCACGTCGCCGGCTTCGCCGTCGCCGCGTTGGACACGACGGGCGCGGGCGATGCGTTCGTCGCGGGCCTCCTCACGGGCATCCTGGCGGACAGGAACGCGCTCACGGACCGGGGCGCCCTCGAGGCGGTGTTGCGACGCGCCAACGCCTGCGGCGCCCTGGCCACCACCCGGTTGGGCGCCATCCCGGCGCTGCCTACGGCGACCGAGCTCGCGGCGTTCCTAGCAGGGGCGTCCGTCACCCCCGCCTGA
- a CDS encoding 2-oxoglutarate dehydrogenase E1 component translates to MDASSQPGRFNSSSLEYLEELYLRYLEEPSSVPAEWQEYFRSQPLPANGARPALGPSFTPRSLFNPPSGHSSVRLGEAEIEAALLQQKLDRLVRNYRVRGHRFADLSPLGRDRFEAPELDPVYYGLSDADLDRPVLANTFPGAATVREVIDGLQVTYCRSIGAQFMHIDSLEVRVWLQRRMEATRNRLALPRDQQLRILTKLTDATIFEEFLQKKYVGAKSFSLEGSETLIPLLDLAIEKAGAQGVEEVVLGMAHRGRLNVLANILGKNTRTIFREFDDKDPELYLGRGDVKYHLGYSNDWVTSQGKRLHLSLAFNPSHLEFVNTVVLGRSRAKQDRLGDARREHVLPILIHGDASFIGQGIVQETLNLSGLVGYRVGGALHVIVNNQVGFTTGPRQGRSTTYASDIAKMLQSPVFHVNGEDPEAVAQVIELAMDFRSEFKRDVVVDMYAYRRFGHNETDEPSFTQPVMYSKIHSRKGVREAYLGHLTQLGEVTQADAERIADERRAHLEQELSVARSGDFKLQYSTLQGVWDKYQGGVDEKLPDPDTGIALADAMAWLNALTVVPEDFNLNPKIARILKNRAAQAAGEAPLDWAAAEALAFASFVAGGTKVRFTGQDVERGTFSHRHAVFHDAEDGHEYVPMSSVEARPGLFEIHNSPLSETGVLGFEYGYSLDAPAALVLWEAQFGDFVNVAQTIIDQFIASAEEKWSRLSGLVMLLPHGFEGQGPEHSSARLERFLQLCADDNLQVVNPTTPAQVFHLLRRQVVRPYRKPLIVMSPKSLLRHPQAVSPLEEVTTGKFKRVIPDETVEASGVKRILLASGKVYYDIVAERQRRGVDDVAVVRLEQLYPLREAELEAALAPYPKKAKVVWVQEEPENNGAWHFMLVRFGQSMFGRPFSHASRPASASPATGSGAAHKVEQAEVLRKAFES, encoded by the coding sequence ATGGATGCTAGCAGCCAACCCGGCCGATTCAACAGTTCGAGTCTGGAGTACCTCGAAGAGCTCTACCTCCGCTACCTGGAGGAGCCTTCCTCGGTCCCGGCGGAGTGGCAGGAGTACTTCCGGTCGCAGCCGCTCCCCGCCAACGGCGCGCGCCCGGCGTTGGGCCCGAGCTTCACCCCCCGCAGCCTCTTCAACCCCCCCAGCGGTCACTCGAGCGTCCGCCTCGGCGAGGCTGAGATCGAGGCCGCCCTCCTGCAGCAGAAGCTCGACAGGCTCGTGCGCAACTACCGCGTCCGCGGCCACCGCTTCGCGGACCTGAGCCCGCTCGGGCGCGACCGCTTCGAGGCACCGGAGCTCGACCCCGTCTACTACGGCCTCTCGGACGCTGACCTGGACCGACCTGTCCTCGCCAACACGTTCCCGGGCGCCGCCACGGTGCGCGAGGTCATCGACGGACTGCAGGTCACCTACTGCCGCAGCATCGGCGCGCAGTTCATGCACATCGACTCGCTCGAGGTGCGCGTCTGGCTGCAGCGGCGCATGGAGGCGACCCGCAACCGCCTCGCGTTGCCGCGCGACCAGCAGCTGCGCATCCTCACCAAGCTGACTGACGCCACGATCTTCGAGGAGTTCCTCCAGAAGAAGTACGTCGGCGCCAAGAGCTTCTCGCTCGAGGGGAGCGAGACGTTGATCCCCCTCCTCGACCTCGCCATCGAGAAGGCCGGCGCCCAGGGTGTCGAGGAGGTCGTGCTCGGCATGGCGCATCGCGGCCGCCTCAACGTGCTCGCGAACATCCTCGGCAAGAACACCCGCACGATCTTCCGCGAGTTCGACGACAAGGACCCCGAGCTCTACCTCGGCAGGGGCGACGTCAAGTACCACCTCGGCTACTCCAACGACTGGGTGACGTCGCAAGGCAAGCGCCTGCACCTGTCGCTCGCGTTCAACCCGTCGCACCTGGAGTTCGTGAACACGGTCGTCCTCGGGCGCTCGCGGGCCAAGCAGGACCGCCTGGGCGACGCGCGGCGCGAGCACGTGCTGCCCATCCTCATCCACGGCGACGCCTCCTTCATCGGCCAAGGCATCGTGCAGGAGACGCTCAACCTGAGCGGCCTCGTCGGCTACCGCGTGGGCGGCGCCCTGCACGTCATCGTCAACAACCAGGTCGGCTTCACGACCGGCCCCCGCCAGGGCCGCAGCACGACGTACGCGTCCGACATCGCCAAGATGCTCCAGAGCCCCGTGTTCCACGTGAACGGCGAGGACCCCGAGGCCGTCGCGCAGGTCATCGAGCTGGCCATGGACTTCAGGAGCGAGTTCAAGCGCGATGTCGTGGTGGACATGTACGCCTACCGCCGTTTCGGGCACAACGAGACGGACGAGCCGTCCTTCACCCAGCCCGTCATGTACTCGAAGATCCATAGCCGCAAGGGCGTCCGCGAGGCGTACCTCGGGCACCTGACGCAGCTGGGCGAGGTCACGCAGGCCGACGCCGAGCGCATCGCCGACGAGCGCCGCGCCCACCTCGAGCAGGAGCTGTCGGTCGCGCGCAGCGGCGACTTCAAGCTGCAGTACTCCACCCTGCAGGGCGTGTGGGACAAGTACCAGGGCGGCGTGGACGAGAAGCTGCCCGACCCGGACACCGGGATCGCCCTGGCGGACGCCATGGCCTGGCTGAACGCGCTGACGGTCGTGCCGGAGGACTTCAACCTCAACCCGAAGATCGCGCGCATCCTCAAGAACCGCGCGGCGCAGGCCGCCGGCGAGGCGCCCCTCGACTGGGCCGCCGCGGAGGCGCTCGCCTTCGCGAGCTTCGTCGCGGGTGGCACCAAGGTGCGCTTCACGGGTCAGGACGTCGAGCGCGGCACGTTCAGCCACCGGCACGCCGTGTTCCACGACGCCGAGGACGGCCACGAGTACGTGCCGATGAGCAGCGTCGAGGCGAGGCCCGGGCTCTTCGAGATCCACAACTCGCCGCTCTCCGAGACCGGCGTGCTCGGCTTCGAGTACGGCTACAGCCTCGACGCCCCGGCCGCCCTGGTGCTCTGGGAGGCGCAGTTCGGCGACTTCGTGAACGTCGCCCAAACGATCATCGACCAGTTCATCGCGAGCGCCGAGGAGAAGTGGTCGCGCCTCTCGGGCCTCGTCATGCTCCTGCCCCACGGGTTCGAGGGCCAGGGCCCCGAGCACTCGAGCGCGCGCCTGGAACGGTTCTTGCAGCTATGCGCGGACGACAACCTGCAGGTCGTCAACCCCACGACGCCGGCGCAGGTCTTCCACCTGCTCAGGCGCCAGGTCGTCAGGCCGTACCGCAAGCCCCTCATCGTCATGTCGCCGAAGAGCCTCCTGCGCCACCCGCAGGCCGTCAGCCCCCTAGAGGAAGTCACCACCGGCAAGTTCAAGCGGGTCATCCCGGACGAGACGGTCGAGGCCTCCGGCGTGAAGCGCATCCTGCTGGCGAGCGGCAAGGTCTACTACGACATCGTCGCGGAGCGCCAGCGGCGCGGCGTGGACGACGTGGCCGTCGTGCGGCTCGAGCAGCTCTACCCGCTCAGGGAAGCCGAGCTCGAGGCGGCGCTCGCCCCGTACCCGAAGAAGGCCAAGGTCGTCTGGGTGCAAGAGGAGCCGGAGAACAACGGCGCCTGGCATTTCATGCTCGTCCGCTTCGGCCAGAGCATGTTCGGACGCCCGTTCAGCCATGCCTCCAGGCCGGCCTCGGCGAGCCCGGCCACCGGCTCCGGCGCCGCCCACAAGGTGGAGCAGGCCGAGGTGCTGAGGAAGGCGTTCGAATCTTGA
- the odhB gene encoding 2-oxoglutarate dehydrogenase complex dihydrolipoyllysine-residue succinyltransferase — MATDVKVPAAGESISEVYIGTWLKKPGDEVAADEAIVELETDKATLEVPAPAAGVLLEVLKKEGEAAGIGEVIARIDESATAAAQPAATAAAASDATPAPAPTNAAAAAGAPTAVVSIPAAESAAKEPAKEPAPQQHAAATVPAQPAKTGARATSVMPAAQRLLDENGLSADDVPATGPGGRLLKEDVLNYLAERERAAAEPERPMGAGGYDREEEIRPMSLLRRRIAERLVSAQQTAALLTTFNEVDMSAVMQLRSEYKDLFEKRYGVRLGFMSFFVKAAIDALKTVPQLNAEIRGTDVVYKNYYDIGVAVSTGRGLVVPVIRDAERLSFAEVEQAIADFGQRANANKLAPEELQGGTFTISNGGVFGSLLSTPIVNPPQSGVLGMHSIQERPVAVNGQVVIRPMMYLALTYDHRMVDGREAVTFLKRIKDAVEKPARMLLEV; from the coding sequence ATGGCAACTGACGTCAAGGTGCCCGCCGCCGGCGAGTCGATCAGCGAGGTCTACATCGGTACGTGGTTGAAGAAGCCCGGCGACGAGGTGGCGGCAGACGAGGCGATAGTGGAGCTCGAGACCGACAAGGCCACGCTCGAGGTCCCCGCGCCGGCCGCCGGGGTGCTGCTCGAGGTCCTCAAGAAGGAAGGCGAGGCCGCCGGCATCGGCGAGGTCATCGCGCGGATCGACGAGAGCGCGACTGCCGCTGCTCAGCCGGCGGCGACTGCCGCGGCAGCGTCCGACGCTACACCTGCGCCGGCGCCAACGAACGCCGCCGCGGCCGCAGGCGCGCCCACTGCGGTCGTCTCCATCCCCGCGGCTGAGTCGGCCGCCAAGGAGCCCGCCAAGGAGCCCGCGCCGCAGCAGCACGCGGCGGCGACCGTGCCGGCGCAGCCCGCCAAGACGGGCGCGCGCGCGACGAGCGTCATGCCGGCCGCGCAGCGCCTCCTCGACGAGAACGGCCTGAGCGCCGACGACGTGCCGGCCACGGGCCCGGGCGGCCGACTCCTGAAGGAGGACGTGCTCAACTACCTCGCCGAGCGCGAGCGCGCCGCCGCGGAGCCCGAGCGGCCCATGGGGGCGGGTGGCTACGACCGCGAGGAGGAGATCAGGCCGATGAGCCTCCTGAGGCGCCGCATCGCTGAGCGCCTCGTCTCGGCCCAGCAGACGGCGGCCCTCCTCACGACCTTCAACGAGGTCGATATGAGCGCCGTCATGCAGCTGCGCAGCGAGTACAAGGACCTCTTCGAGAAGCGTTACGGCGTGCGCCTCGGCTTCATGTCGTTCTTCGTCAAGGCCGCCATCGACGCGCTCAAGACCGTGCCCCAGCTCAACGCCGAGATCCGCGGCACCGACGTGGTCTACAAGAACTACTACGACATCGGCGTGGCCGTCTCCACGGGCCGCGGGCTCGTCGTCCCCGTCATCCGCGACGCGGAGCGCCTGTCGTTCGCCGAGGTCGAGCAGGCGATAGCCGACTTCGGGCAGCGCGCCAACGCCAACAAGCTCGCGCCGGAGGAGCTGCAGGGCGGCACGTTCACCATCAGCAACGGCGGGGTCTTCGGCTCGCTCCTCTCCACGCCCATCGTCAACCCGCCCCAGTCGGGCGTGCTCGGCATGCACTCCATCCAGGAGCGCCCCGTGGCCGTGAACGGCCAGGTCGTGATCCGCCCGATGATGTACTTAGCCCTCACGTACGACCACCGCATGGTGGACGGGCGCGAGGCCGTCACCTTCCTGAAGCGCATCAAGGACGCCGTCGAGAAGCCGGCCCGGATGCTCCTGGAGGTGTGA
- the lpdA gene encoding dihydrolipoyl dehydrogenase — MATNGAGERATAQHDIVVIGAGPGGYVAAIRGAQLGFDVAVVEKEPALGGTCVRVGCIPSKALLESSFKYVEAKHELAEHGVIVEGVRADLAAMQARRAKVVKQNTDGVEYLMKKNKITRYSGTGRLSGDRAVTVTAADGGVTELVAEHVVLATGSVTTQLRGVEVDGDVVVTSTEALEFSEVPSSLVVIGAGYIGLELGSVWARLGAQVTVLEYLERILPGMDLEIAREALRVFKQQGLRFELGARVAGVSVSGKGKKRKATVQIEGREPIEAQKVLVAVGRRPATDGLGLDVVGVALDERGRVAVDEGFRTNVPGVYAIGDLIHGPMLAHKAEEDGVALMEQLAGQASHVHYDLVPGVAYTEPEIATVGLTEEQLQNGGVAYRKGTFPFSANGRARALGHTQGKVKILADATTDRVLGVHILGPRAGDLIAEAVAAMAFGASSEDIARTIHAHPTLAEVVKEAALAVDGRAIHI; from the coding sequence GTGGCGACCAACGGAGCGGGGGAGAGGGCGACGGCCCAGCACGACATCGTCGTGATCGGCGCCGGGCCGGGGGGTTACGTGGCCGCCATCCGCGGCGCGCAGCTCGGTTTCGACGTCGCCGTGGTGGAGAAGGAGCCGGCCCTCGGCGGAACGTGCGTGCGGGTCGGCTGCATACCCAGCAAGGCGCTGCTCGAGTCCAGCTTCAAGTACGTGGAGGCCAAGCACGAGCTGGCCGAGCACGGCGTGATCGTGGAAGGCGTGCGCGCCGACCTGGCGGCCATGCAGGCGCGCAGGGCCAAGGTCGTCAAGCAGAACACCGACGGCGTCGAGTACCTGATGAAGAAGAACAAGATCACGCGGTACTCGGGGACCGGGCGGCTGTCCGGCGACCGCGCCGTCACCGTCACGGCCGCGGACGGCGGCGTGACGGAGCTCGTGGCCGAGCACGTCGTGCTCGCCACCGGCTCGGTCACCACCCAGCTCAGGGGGGTGGAGGTCGACGGCGACGTCGTGGTGACCAGCACCGAGGCGCTCGAGTTCTCCGAGGTGCCGAGCAGCCTCGTAGTCATCGGCGCCGGCTACATCGGGCTCGAGCTCGGCTCCGTCTGGGCGCGCCTCGGCGCGCAGGTGACCGTGCTCGAGTACTTGGAGCGCATCCTGCCCGGCATGGACCTCGAGATCGCGCGCGAGGCGCTGCGCGTCTTCAAGCAGCAGGGGCTGCGCTTCGAGCTCGGCGCGCGCGTCGCCGGCGTCAGCGTGAGCGGCAAGGGCAAGAAGCGCAAGGCGACGGTGCAGATCGAGGGGCGCGAGCCCATCGAAGCCCAGAAGGTCCTCGTGGCGGTGGGCAGGCGCCCGGCCACGGACGGCCTGGGCCTCGACGTCGTGGGCGTCGCCCTGGACGAGCGCGGCCGGGTCGCGGTAGACGAGGGCTTCCGTACGAACGTGCCGGGCGTGTACGCGATCGGCGACCTCATCCACGGGCCCATGCTGGCCCACAAGGCGGAGGAGGACGGCGTCGCCCTGATGGAGCAGCTCGCCGGCCAGGCCTCGCACGTGCACTACGACCTCGTGCCGGGCGTGGCTTACACGGAGCCCGAGATCGCCACGGTCGGCCTCACCGAGGAGCAGCTGCAGAACGGCGGCGTGGCCTACCGCAAGGGCACGTTCCCGTTCTCGGCCAACGGCCGCGCCCGGGCGCTCGGTCACACGCAGGGCAAGGTCAAGATCCTGGCGGACGCGACCACGGACCGGGTCCTCGGCGTCCACATCCTCGGCCCGCGCGCCGGCGACCTGATCGCTGAGGCCGTCGCCGCCATGGCCTTCGGCGCGAGCAGCGAGGACATCGCCCGCACCATCCACGCCCATCCGACGCTCGCGGAGGTCGTCAAGGAAGCGGCCCTCGCCGTCGACGGTCGGGCCATACATATCTAG
- the mqnE gene encoding aminofutalosine synthase MqnE, whose product MSSQVLTLNPESPAGSDLILRDKALHRIAEAVLEGRRLSLEDGLVLYHTRDVPGLMRLADIVRRRKVGDKAYFVHSLRLSQTNICYVGCTFCGFQRKFGEDGVWDYDLPQVWEYVDRFWHPDLTEIHISSGHHPKRQWDYYLDLVRGLTERYPGAQVKAWTAAEIHHFTKITRPRLDYREVLSQLMAAGLVAMPGGGAEIFAERVRKQIARAKVTSDDWLKVHRTAHELGLPTNATMLYGHIETLAERLDHMLRLRELQDETGGFLSFIPLAFQPDNNRLAAELGTRHTTGIDDLRNLAVARLMLDNFPHVKGYWIMITPELTQVALSAGISDIDGTIKDEKIAHASGAVTEKGMTEDELVRLVRTAGRVPVRRDALYNELHVYA is encoded by the coding sequence ATGTCGAGCCAAGTGCTCACCCTCAACCCGGAGAGCCCGGCGGGCAGCGACCTGATCCTGCGCGACAAGGCGCTGCACCGCATCGCCGAGGCGGTGCTGGAAGGCCGCCGGCTCAGCCTCGAGGACGGCCTCGTCCTCTATCACACCCGCGACGTGCCCGGTCTCATGCGCCTCGCCGACATCGTGCGGCGCCGCAAGGTAGGCGACAAGGCCTACTTCGTCCACTCGCTCAGGCTGTCGCAGACGAACATCTGCTACGTGGGTTGCACGTTCTGCGGCTTCCAGCGCAAGTTCGGCGAGGACGGCGTTTGGGACTACGACCTCCCGCAAGTGTGGGAGTACGTCGACCGCTTCTGGCACCCGGACCTCACCGAGATCCACATCTCGTCCGGCCACCACCCCAAGCGCCAGTGGGACTACTACCTCGACCTCGTGCGCGGCCTCACGGAGCGTTACCCGGGCGCGCAGGTGAAGGCCTGGACGGCCGCGGAGATCCACCACTTCACGAAGATCACGCGCCCGCGCCTCGACTACCGCGAGGTGCTGAGCCAGCTCATGGCGGCCGGCCTCGTCGCCATGCCGGGCGGCGGCGCCGAGATCTTTGCCGAGCGCGTGCGCAAGCAGATCGCGCGCGCCAAGGTGACGTCCGACGACTGGCTCAAGGTGCACCGCACCGCCCACGAGCTGGGCCTGCCCACGAACGCCACCATGCTCTACGGGCACATCGAGACGCTGGCGGAGCGCCTCGACCACATGCTGCGGCTGCGCGAGCTCCAGGACGAGACGGGCGGTTTCCTCTCCTTCATCCCGCTCGCGTTCCAGCCCGACAACAACCGGCTCGCGGCCGAGCTCGGCACGCGCCACACGACCGGCATCGACGACCTGCGCAACCTGGCCGTGGCGCGACTCATGCTCGACAACTTCCCGCACGTCAAGGGCTACTGGATCATGATCACGCCCGAGCTCACCCAGGTGGCGCTCTCGGCCGGCATCTCGGACATCGACGGCACCATCAAGGACGAGAAGATCGCCCACGCGAGCGGCGCCGTGACCGAGAAGGGCATGACGGAGGACGAGCTCGTGCGCCTCGTGCGCACGGCCGGCCGCGTGCCCGTCAGGCGCGACGCACTGTACAACGAGCTGCATGTCTACGCGTGA
- a CDS encoding menaquinone biosynthesis protein: MSTREGGGRAQDAGTAQSEAQPKPAGLAPSAGAVQRPERVGIVSFTNVAPLNWGLKPWASAGGQAEFVYGVPTKLNAALAAGDIDLTLVSSIEFIRHRDRYRALLDFSIATLGPVYSVMLFHRPGWRDLHGARIAVTTESATSVELLRVLLEADGVRAELVPTAGGLDDLLAVADAALLIGDAALKGAVRHVPPTQGGPGGRPISGRSAVEPGLHVTDLGEAWYRLTRLPFTFAVWASREDARPSEALVAAFREARRSGLGHLGAVAAVEAEKLGLPPGIVQRYLENFRYYLEPPDLDGLYAFARRSDPSFQERELRFWEE; encoded by the coding sequence ATGTCTACGCGTGAGGGCGGCGGGCGAGCCCAGGACGCGGGAACTGCCCAGAGCGAGGCGCAGCCCAAGCCTGCCGGGCTAGCCCCATCTGCGGGAGCGGTCCAGCGCCCCGAGCGCGTCGGCATAGTCTCGTTCACCAACGTCGCGCCGCTCAACTGGGGTCTGAAGCCCTGGGCGTCGGCCGGCGGCCAGGCCGAGTTCGTCTACGGCGTACCGACCAAGCTCAACGCGGCCCTGGCGGCCGGCGACATCGACCTGACCCTCGTGTCGTCCATCGAGTTCATCCGGCACCGCGACCGCTACCGGGCGCTGCTCGACTTCTCGATCGCCACCCTCGGGCCCGTGTACAGCGTGATGCTCTTCCACCGGCCCGGGTGGCGCGACCTGCACGGGGCACGCATCGCCGTCACCACCGAGTCCGCCACCAGCGTGGAGCTGCTCAGGGTGCTGCTGGAGGCCGACGGGGTCCGGGCGGAGCTGGTGCCGACCGCGGGCGGCCTCGACGACCTGCTGGCCGTGGCGGACGCGGCGCTGCTGATAGGCGACGCGGCGCTCAAGGGCGCCGTGAGGCACGTCCCACCCACGCAGGGCGGACCGGGCGGGCGCCCGATCAGCGGCCGCAGCGCCGTCGAACCCGGCCTGCACGTGACGGACCTTGGCGAGGCGTGGTACCGACTGACGCGGCTGCCCTTCACCTTCGCGGTCTGGGCGTCGCGGGAGGACGCCCGCCCCTCCGAGGCGCTCGTCGCCGCCTTCCGCGAGGCGCGCCGCTCGGGGCTGGGGCACCTGGGCGCCGTGGCGGCCGTCGAGGCGGAGAAGCTCGGCCTGCCGCCCGGGATCGTGCAGCGCTACCTCGAGAACTTCAGGTACTACCTGGAGCCGCCCGACCTGGACGGGCTGTACGCGTTCGCCAGGCGCAGCGACCCGAGCTTCCAGGAACGTGAGTTGCGGTTCTGGGAGGAGTGA
- a CDS encoding type II toxin-antitoxin system VapB family antitoxin — translation MALNIKNDEAHRLARELAEATGESMTEAVVTALQDRLEAVRRAKRAGGVMTEVARIQRFVASLPDLDTRSPDELLGYDENGLPS, via the coding sequence ATGGCTTTGAACATAAAGAACGACGAGGCGCACAGGCTTGCGCGTGAGCTCGCAGAAGCGACGGGGGAGAGCATGACCGAAGCCGTCGTAACGGCGCTGCAAGATAGGCTAGAGGCCGTGAGAAGGGCAAAACGAGCTGGTGGTGTCATGACCGAGGTTGCCCGCATCCAAAGGTTCGTCGCGAGCCTGCCGGACCTGGACACCCGCAGCCCCGATGAACTACTCGGCTACGACGAGAACGGCCTGCCGAGCTAA
- a CDS encoding type II toxin-antitoxin system VapC family toxin, which translates to MVAILLSEPTAYRLVEAVAAATRRLIGAPSLVETSAVMLGRKGPQGDIALSALLRSLDIEVAGMTEGAAGLARAAYARFGKGVGDPAVLNFGDCLAYGIAMDLDEPLLFVGDDFARTDVRSAL; encoded by the coding sequence ATGGTAGCGATACTGCTAAGCGAACCGACTGCCTATCGTTTAGTGGAGGCAGTGGCCGCAGCCACGCGACGCCTGATCGGCGCTCCGTCACTGGTCGAGACCTCGGCCGTGATGCTTGGTCGCAAGGGACCCCAAGGTGACATCGCGCTTAGCGCGCTGCTGCGGAGCCTCGACATCGAAGTTGCTGGTATGACGGAGGGAGCTGCAGGACTGGCTCGCGCTGCGTACGCGCGTTTCGGCAAGGGAGTAGGCGACCCCGCTGTTCTCAACTTCGGGGATTGCCTTGCCTATGGCATAGCGATGGATTTGGACGAACCGTTGCTTTTCGTCGGTGACGATTTTGCGCGAACGGATGTCAGGTCGGCACTATAA